One stretch of Melospiza georgiana isolate bMelGeo1 chromosome 28, bMelGeo1.pri, whole genome shotgun sequence DNA includes these proteins:
- the WNT9B gene encoding protein Wnt-9b, with protein sequence MRSAEPCRILLLLLLLLLLLLPPPPAAAYFGLTGKEALTQFPSLGTPGGSGPGQGHVKQCELLQLSRKQRRLCRREPGLAETLRDAIRLGVLECQFQFRSERWNCSLEGRPSLLKRGFKETAFLYAVSSAALTHSLARACSAGRMERCTCDDSPGLENRKAWQWGVCGDNLKYSTKFLKKFLGQKRIGKDLRAKVDIHNTNVGIKAVKNGLKTTCKCHGVSGSCAVRTCWKQLSPFHEIGRLLKLRYDDAVKVFSTTNDAVGHSELAGPHRHGHSGKQPALPRPTDLVYVEDSPSFCRPSKYSLGTAGRTCSREGNCDSMCCGRGYNTQSRLVTFSCHCQVQWCCYVECQQCMQEEVVYSCKQ encoded by the exons ATGCGCTCCGCCGAGCCCTGCcgcatcctcctcctcctcctcctcctcctcctcctcctcctgccgccgccgcccgccgccgcctaCTTCGG GCTGACTGGGAAGGAAGCCCTGACCCagttcccatccctgggcaccCCGGGGGGCTCTGGCCCGGGCCAGGGCCACGTGAAGCAGTgcgagctgctgcagctgtccCGCAAGCAGAGGCGGCTGTGCCGGAGGGAGCCGGGGCTGGCGGAGACGCTGCGCGACGCCATCCGCCTGGGCGTCCTCGAGTGCCAGTTCCAGTTCCGCAGCGAGCGCTGGAACTGCAGCCTGGAGGGACGGCCCAGCCTGCTCAAGAGAG GTTTTAAGGAGACAGCCTTCCTGTACGCCGTGTCCTCGGCGGCGCTGACGCACTCGCTGGCGCGGGCGTGCAGCGCGGGGCGCATGGAGCGCTGCACCTGCGACGACTCCCCGGGCCTGGAGAACCGCAAGGCCTGGCAGTGGGGCGTCTGCGGGGACAACCTCAAGTACAGCACCAAGTTCCTCAAAAAGTTCCTGGGCCAGAAGAGGATCGGCAAAGACCTGCGGGCCAAGGTGGACATCCACAACACCAATGTGGGCATCAAG GCGGTGAAGAACGGCCTCAAAACCACCTGCAAGTGCCATGGTGTGTCGGGCTCGTGCGCGGTGCGGACGTGCTGGAAGCAGCTCTCCCCTTTCCACGAGATCGGGCGGCTCCTGAAGCTGCGCTACGACGACGCCGTCAAGGTCTTCAGCACCACCAACGACGCCGTGGGGCACTCGGAGCTGGCAGGGCCACACAGACACGGCCACTCGGGCAAGCAGCCTGCCCTACCTCGCCCCACCGACCTGGTGTACGTGGAGGACTCGCCCAGCTTCTGCAGGCCCAGCAAATATTCCCTGGGCACCGCGGGCAGGACCTGCTCCCGTGAGGGCAACTGCGACAGCATGTGCTGCGGCCGGGGCTACAACACCCAGAGCCGCCTGGTCACCTTCTCGTGCCACTGCCAGGTGCAGTGGTGCTGCTACGTGGAGTGCCAGCAGTGCATGCAGGAGGAGGTGGTCTACAGCTGCAAGCAGTAG